The Desulfatibacillum aliphaticivorans DSM 15576 DNA window GCTCAGCATCCGCGACGTAGGTTGGGTAGAGCTTGCGAAACCCAACAAAATTAGTGGGATATCTTAATACGATTTTACCCGCACAACAACCTGATCAATGCATTGACGAAAAGCTATCGCCATCCCCGCAAGGGGCTGCCGCCGGTAGATTTCAGGGACATGAAATGATTTCTGCAAGATCGGAAAAAGCCGCCGGTGAAGAAAGCTGAAATCAGTATCGTCCCTCAAAATGTGATTTGCGGCTTGACAATGTCAGTCCTTTTTTTCCGTTTTGGAAACCAGAAAAAAACTGATGCTGAGGGCGACGATAACTACGCCTGTAGCCCATACATAAGCCACCTCCAAATTTCCATAATCAAAAACAATCACCTTGCGGGCGGCGGCCATGAGCGCCGTGGCGACCACCAGTTTTACGTGTATTACCTCCTCCCTGAGATACAAGATGATGTTCATAAAGATTTCAATGGCGATCAAGACGGCCAGAAAACCGCCAAAGGTGTTTAGGATGTCATCCAGCTTGAGAATGCCGTATGGCGGCGTGATAATGTTATTAAAGAGTATCCAGACGACATCCAGAACACTCCAAAGGATCACCAAAGTCATGAGCACAGCCAATACACGCACCAGGTACAGGATAACTTTGTGCAAAAAAACAACAGTGCGCTCCTCCTCATTGAAATGGTAGCAGAAGCTGTTGAATCTGTCCGGATGCTTCAGATTGCTGTCGTTGCTGTTGTCAGGCATGATTCCCCCTGGAGATGACGGCGAGGAGCGGGATCCATTCTCCTTGCGACGTTGTGATGGGGTCTTTGTTTGACCGTTGACAGGTTCTAAAAGTCAACCAAAGACCTGAACCCTTCTTGTCATGGCAAAGCGCCGGCTTTAAACCGGCCTGCGTGAAGCTCAGCCAGGAGTTGGGCGTCGTCCTCAATGTTCTTTTCAAAGATGGTCACGTGAACGCCCAGGTCCTGAATCAAATGGGCGTCGCTGCCCCCGGTTCCGGGCTTGCCCAATTTTTCGGCCACCTGTTCGGCCAGGGCGTTGTCGTTATCCGACACCTTGCCGTTGCGAACCTCAATGGCGTGCACGTACTTGAACACCTTTTTGGCTGCCGCCTGGTCCAGGTTCATTTCCAACTGGCCCACGCCGAAGGTTTTGAAGCCCCGGAACGGATGGGCGGCGATGGCGAAAGCCCCGGCCTCTTCCACGTCCTTCCATAAGGCTCGGGCCGTGACCACGCCCTGGATATCCTTTTCCAGGCCGAAAACCAGAATGTCGCCCTGGGCCGTGGTGATTTCGTTTCCCCTGAAAATTCTTACGCCATGGTCCGCGGCAAGCGCCTTGACTTCCTCCAGGTCCCAAAGCACCTGGTGCTCGGTCAGGCAAAAACCGTCCAGGCCGATCTCCTTGGCTTTCAACACCAGTTCAGCCGGTTCGATCTGACTGCATTGGGACTTCGGCCATGTATGGACGTGTAAGTCGATTATCACCATTCGCTCCTTTTGGTTAAATTTTCACAGGCCCAACAGGCCGCCTCACTCGCTCCCATGCTGTCAGCCTGTGTCGCAGTATTTTTTTTGCGATATAGGCGGAACGCGCGGGAATGCATACCGGACTCGCCGACGTTCTCAGACGTCAAACGTAGACTTGACCCCATTGCTATGCGGACTGCCAGTTTTCCAGGAAGGCCTCCTGGTCCAGGCCGGGATCGGCGCACACCGCCAGGTAAAGATCCCGGGACCGCAAGGCCTGCTCAAAGCAGCGGCCGCACTCGATGACGATTTCCGCAAAATGCTCGCATCCCTTGCGGCCGATCTCCTTCATGATGGCCTTGTCCCAGTCCTTGGTGCGCAAAGACATTCCCACGGCGGTCTGCAAGACGGGCACGGCCTGGGGGCACACAAAGTTGGTGTAGCGTTTCATGTCGCCTTCGATCTTTACGATCTCGCCGTCCGAAATGCGGACGTCCATGTTGATTTCCATGTTGTATATGTGATCCGTCTGGCTTCCGTTGAACCGGATGGTATTGTCGTCTATGAATTCAGCCCCGATGATCTGGCTGCGATTGAATGATATCATGGATTTCTCCCCCTGAATGATTGTGGAAAGTCGCATTTAAAAAAACAAGACGGGTTACAGGTCCAGCCCTTTCATGATGGGACTGTCATCCTGAAACGAAATGCAGCTGCGCACCAGCCTGGGGCTGCTCTTGACCATAGCCCGCACGGCTTCCAGCCTTTCTTCTTCAGTTTCCAGGGCTTCCCCGATCTCCAGACCGGGCCGGGTGAAGTGCAAAATCACCGCGTTGCAGCATTCCAAAACCGCTTCGGACAACAGGGACTGGCCTTCCGGGCCGCCCAAAACGCCGCGCACGATCTTCCTGAGGCCCGCGCCGATGTTCACGCCTTCCACATCTTCGATAATCTCGGAAGCGTCCTCCAGGCCCTTGGGAACGAATCTGCCAAGCTCCGCCGCAGCCTCGATGATCTCCAGGGCCGGGGGCTGAACCACCAGGTTGACTTCCATTTTCAGCAGATCATCCGTAAGCCTCCAGGAGACTCCCAGGGTTCCGTCTTTCCGCGGCTCCACTTCCACGACTTTATTTCTCAGGAATTTTACGACCATCAAACCCTCCTTTTTCGTCACCATGGGGTCAAGTCTACGTTTGACGTTTGAGACTTGACCCTCAGTCCTTTTGATTGGAATTAAGTCGGCCTTTGGGTTAATTCGTAGCAAAGGCCCGGCATGCTTGGCAATGAAAATAGGGTGATTCCCGCATCGAGCCGAAAAACAGGGAGAAATGCAAGCCTCAAAAAGGCAATATCCCCTGAATACCATCTATACAGGTGTGATTTTTTCGGGTTTGAATTCTTGGGTTAAATATTCAGAATTCGCGCCGTACGGCGCCAAGGCCGGTATAGGAAAACCGAACTCAGGCGTCGTACCAGTCGGGTTTCCACAAGGTGTCGATGCCCGAAAAACCTTTAAATCGGGAGCCCTGGGTCAGGCTTCCCTTCAGGTCTTTCAGGATAACCCGCATGATGGCGAAGGCGAACCACCGGTGCAGGTCCCTGCGAATGGGATGGGGCGAAAACATGCGGCTGAAATATTGGAAAGGTTTTTTGGCCACAAAGTTTTTGTAGCACCATTGGGTGGCTTCGGCCACTTCCTCCCGGCTGCAGTGATAGGTGCGCATGGAGGGATAGAACATGTCGAATTTTTCGAAGTTGGTTTCCTCTACCAGGCCTTCTTTCAAGGCCCAGTCATAAAACTGGGTGCCGGGAAAGGGCTGGATGGGATGGAATGCGGCGAAGTCCAGGTCGCAGGCGTGGGCGTGTTTTAACAGGCCTTTGATGGAATCCACGGTGTCATCGGGCAGGCCGGTGATGTAGGTGGCCTGGCGAAAAACTTCGGGGTGCTTCTCGGACAGGATTCTAAAGGCCTCCTGAGTCAGGTTGTAGTCCTTAAGCCCTTTGTTTACATAGTCCAGGCTTTGTTGGGAGTCGTGCTCGGCGCCCAACAGGGTATGGCGGAATCCGGCCTTGACCATCAAGGGCAAAATGCCTTTGGCGTCCTGCTCCACCAATTTGTCGGCCCGCACAAAAGCCCACCATCCGTCCAATTTGATGTCCCGACGCAATATTTCCTCGCAGAACTCCACCAGCCAGTCGTGGTCGGCGTTCCAGGTGCCGTCCACCCAAAAAAGATAGCGGACGCCGTAATCCCGGTACAGCCATTCGATTTCATCGGCCATGCGTATGGGGCTTTTGGTTCGGTAGGCCTGATGGGAGACGTATTTTCCGTCCACCAGTTGGGGCCTGCCTTCCTGGATGCGCCAGGAGCAGAAGTTGCAGTTTGCAATGCAGCCCCGGCTGCGCTGCACGGTAATGGCTTTGGGCCACAAATGGCCGAAGGGCTTGTAATAGTCCATGCCGGCCAGATCGTAGGCGGGCATGGGCAGATCGTCCAGATTTTCTATGAGAGGGCGGGCCGGGGTGAGGGCCGGCTTTCCGTCGGCGTCCCGGTAGGCGATTCCCCTTACGGACGAGGGCTCTCCGCCGTCCCGAAGGGTGGTCACAAGATCCCGAAGGGTTTCCTCTCCTTCGTACAGGACCACGTAGTCCACCGCTTTGCACGTATCAAGGGTCCACTGGGGCAGGGCGGTGTACATGACTCCGCCGGCTATGGTCACGGCCTGGGGCGCTTCTTTTTTGACCAGTTCAAAGGCCCGAAACCCTTCATGGTAGAATACGGTTTTTTCTCCAATGGCCACAATGTCGGGCTGGGTTTCCCGGATGTATTTTGTCAGGGACTTCCATCCCATTTGGCGCACGCAGCAATCCAGGATGGTGATGTCCACGCCCGGGACGTGCTCCCGCAGGTAGGCCGCCAGAGTCGGATAAGCCAGGGGCAGAAGAAAATTATCGCTTTCGTTTACAATGGGCCACACGTGGCGCGGAGATCTGACAAACAGTATTTTTATGCGGGATTTTCCTTCGAGAAAATTGACCGGTATATTCATGGCACCCCTTTTTGTGCGGGAAATCAAGGCTTGGGCAGTCAAACAGGGGCGGCTGCGAAAGCCTTACTTCATTGGATCATGTTGAAACAAACTACGCAGGGAGGCCCCCCACCCATGGGTTGTTCATACAACACTACCGCAAGTTTTTAAACAGAAGAATCTCACTTGCCGGGTGGAAGCGCATGCGCGGCCGCCCTCTTCAAAACGTTGAATCGTCCGATTTGCTTCACCGGGATGAAGTTTTCGTCAATATGCCGGGCCATTACCGGAGCGTAATCCTCAAAATTCCGGCCGCTGATTTTTTCCTGCCCGCTCACCCACACAATGATGTTCACGCCGGATTTGTCCAGAAGAGCGACGGTTTCATCAATATAGGGAGGTTGGCTCCATTGGCCAGGCCAGATAATCCGCGCCTTGGTTGGATTGGGGCGCTCCGCCAGACAGTAAACCAACGGCGCCCATGGGGCGACGAAAATGGGTTCCCCGGGATGGGTTTTTCGTTGGATTTCAAGGACAAGGGCGTTAATCTCCCGGGCGATGGCGGGGTCGGCTGTCACACCCCCGGCCATGCGTGAATCCAGGGAGGATTGGGGCGCAGGTCTGAGGGACGGCCCGGCCAAAAGCAGGCCGAATATTGTCAGGACTGCGGCGCCCGCCAACATGGTTTTGGAAGGACCGGAGAATTTTCTCAGAACGTCCAGCATGAGCAGGGCGATTCCCGGCGCCGCTAAGGGGATGAGCGGCCTCAAATGCCCCATGTCCGCCCTGGGGAACAAGGTCCCGAAGAGGCATAAAGCCGGGACTCCGTATAGAGCTAGGCTACGGCCCTTATGAATTCCGGCGGCGAAAGACCGCAGAATCAGGACAATAAGCAGGATAGGCAATACGTAAAAAACAAGCCCAATACCGGAGAAATCCAGGGCGGGAGGGGCCAGGGCCAGGCCTTGCACCACGCCGCGGGCTTTGAATGGATAAAGAATAGCCAGATTGAAAAAATCCGGCAGGCTCCCGGCAAAGGCGGAGTAAATGATCCATCCCGCCAAAGGAGCGATCCAGCCGCCCAGCCAAATAAATGGGCTCAGGCCGGATTCGCTGTTTTTCCTGGCCTTGCCCATGGCCCAAAG harbors:
- a CDS encoding phosphate-starvation-inducible PsiE family protein is translated as MPDNSNDSNLKHPDRFNSFCYHFNEEERTVVFLHKVILYLVRVLAVLMTLVILWSVLDVVWILFNNIITPPYGILKLDDILNTFGGFLAVLIAIEIFMNIILYLREEVIHVKLVVATALMAAARKVIVFDYGNLEVAYVWATGVVIVALSISFFLVSKTEKKD
- a CDS encoding PHP-associated domain-containing protein; its protein translation is MVIIDLHVHTWPKSQCSQIEPAELVLKAKEIGLDGFCLTEHQVLWDLEEVKALAADHGVRIFRGNEITTAQGDILVFGLEKDIQGVVTARALWKDVEEAGAFAIAAHPFRGFKTFGVGQLEMNLDQAAAKKVFKYVHAIEVRNGKVSDNDNALAEQVAEKLGKPGTGGSDAHLIQDLGVHVTIFEKNIEDDAQLLAELHAGRFKAGALP
- a CDS encoding DUF2889 domain-containing protein gives rise to the protein MISFNRSQIIGAEFIDDNTIRFNGSQTDHIYNMEINMDVRISDGEIVKIEGDMKRYTNFVCPQAVPVLQTAVGMSLRTKDWDKAIMKEIGRKGCEHFAEIVIECGRCFEQALRSRDLYLAVCADPGLDQEAFLENWQSA
- a CDS encoding DUF2889 domain-containing protein is translated as MVVKFLRNKVVEVEPRKDGTLGVSWRLTDDLLKMEVNLVVQPPALEIIEAAAELGRFVPKGLEDASEIIEDVEGVNIGAGLRKIVRGVLGGPEGQSLLSEAVLECCNAVILHFTRPGLEIGEALETEEERLEAVRAMVKSSPRLVRSCISFQDDSPIMKGLDL
- a CDS encoding B12-binding domain-containing radical SAM protein — its product is MNIPVNFLEGKSRIKILFVRSPRHVWPIVNESDNFLLPLAYPTLAAYLREHVPGVDITILDCCVRQMGWKSLTKYIRETQPDIVAIGEKTVFYHEGFRAFELVKKEAPQAVTIAGGVMYTALPQWTLDTCKAVDYVVLYEGEETLRDLVTTLRDGGEPSSVRGIAYRDADGKPALTPARPLIENLDDLPMPAYDLAGMDYYKPFGHLWPKAITVQRSRGCIANCNFCSWRIQEGRPQLVDGKYVSHQAYRTKSPIRMADEIEWLYRDYGVRYLFWVDGTWNADHDWLVEFCEEILRRDIKLDGWWAFVRADKLVEQDAKGILPLMVKAGFRHTLLGAEHDSQQSLDYVNKGLKDYNLTQEAFRILSEKHPEVFRQATYITGLPDDTVDSIKGLLKHAHACDLDFAAFHPIQPFPGTQFYDWALKEGLVEETNFEKFDMFYPSMRTYHCSREEVAEATQWCYKNFVAKKPFQYFSRMFSPHPIRRDLHRWFAFAIMRVILKDLKGSLTQGSRFKGFSGIDTLWKPDWYDA
- a CDS encoding ArnT family glycosyltransferase, encoding MSRSPSQNNEVRPRYAAAGIAGYGLIFILTLAVLLPLGMSTPEGYHAFYDEGSAVYASHRIAQGDHLYKDLWYFKGPLSYYCLGWIFSIFGESLAVARIAGAALLSILMVLVFACARRLAMLRENPDTWEAPLAGLTAWGLAAMAVVQRVSWHNSWCVSLLCLAAICCAIQAEQTGRRSWTAASGFLAGAAFLTKQVFGLWLILGMVALWAMGKARKNSESGLSPFIWLGGWIAPLAGWIIYSAFAGSLPDFFNLAILYPFKARGVVQGLALAPPALDFSGIGLVFYVLPILLIVLILRSFAAGIHKGRSLALYGVPALCLFGTLFPRADMGHLRPLIPLAAPGIALLMLDVLRKFSGPSKTMLAGAAVLTIFGLLLAGPSLRPAPQSSLDSRMAGGVTADPAIAREINALVLEIQRKTHPGEPIFVAPWAPLVYCLAERPNPTKARIIWPGQWSQPPYIDETVALLDKSGVNIIVWVSGQEKISGRNFEDYAPVMARHIDENFIPVKQIGRFNVLKRAAAHALPPGK